The following coding sequences lie in one Mercenaria mercenaria strain notata chromosome 5, MADL_Memer_1, whole genome shotgun sequence genomic window:
- the LOC123556971 gene encoding heat shock 70 kDa protein 12B-like — protein sequence MSEDVLLVGAVDFGTTYSGWAFSYSTDFEKDPTNSFVKHWQCGQHISEKAPTCVLVNPDGTTVAAFGYEAENKYVELVTKGKHEEYYFFKRFKMALNKKLGDKLDRDLMLDDIRQRQLPALDVFAMSIKYLLDDMLAVVNQRAPGRSVTLDNILLILTVPALWTDAAKNFMREAAIKAGCVSKKVILALEPEVASIYSQFLHGDQTIDGRFIQFPVGIRYLCLDAGGGTVDLAIHEVEEDFQVKEVSDALGGDWGGTMVDDAFELFITEIFGEEIYNTFKEEHPGDFIELMRNFENKKAIDHPGKVFQVDIKLPSSVINLLNEKLHTTLIQQIKTSKFSKSVTVVKNKLMLTSELFESFYEEPIKQSIALIERTLKDKNVGKLKAILMVGGFSQSKIFQNAVMSAFPKLRVVVPKESSASIVKGAVAYGHHPMSITERILKYTYGVEVMKKFKPGVHPQSKMVETDSGKYCRNLFSKHVEKGQIVQVGEAQIDQRYTPSDSQKTSAQFKLFASSAKNPKYTDDMCTCIGQVNIDLDDHDGDLTRGLWVSFTFSGPEIIVDVFDEKTGKIRQAKTDFLGASLI from the exons ATGTCGGAAGATGTGTTGTTAGTAGGTGCTGTAGACTTTGGAACTACCTATTCCGGATGGGCGTTTTCCTATTCCACAGACTTCGAAAAGGATCCAACCAACTCATTTGTTAAACACTGGCAGTGTGGACAGCATATATCCGAAAAAGCGCCCACTTGTGTGCTGGTGAACCCGGACGGAACTACAGTAGCAGCGTTTGGTTATGAGGCGGAAAATAAATATGTGGAACTGGTTACAAAAGGAAAGCAtgaagaatattattttttcaaacgaTTTAAAATGGCGCTGAATAAAAAGTTAGGAGAT aaacttgACCGAGACCTTATGCTAGATGATATAAGGCAGCGACAGTTACCAGCTTTGGATGTCTTTGCGATGTCAATTAAATATCTACTGGATGACATGTTGGCTGTTGTAAACCAGAGGGCGCCAGGTAGATCAGTAACTTTGGACAACATTCTTTTAATTTTGACCGTTCCCGCTCTCTGGACTGATGCCGCGAAAAACTTTATGAGAGAGGCCGCGATCAAG GCCGGGTGCGTCTCGAAGAAAGTAATACTGGCACTGGAGCCTGAGGTAGCATCAATTTACTCTCAGTTTCTACATGGGGACCAAACGATTGATGGACGCTTCATACAGTTTCCCGTTGGAATAAGATACCTTTGTTTAGATGCCGGAG GTGGAACAGTTGATCTAGCGATACACGAAGTAGAGGAAGATTTTCAAGTAAAGGAGGTTTCTGATGCACTTGGAGGGGATTGGGGAGGTACCATGGTTGACGATGCATTTGAACTCTTTATCACAGAAATATTCGGAGAGGAAATCTATAACACATTCAAGGAAGAGCACCCTGGAGACTTCATAGAACTAATGCGCAATTTTGAGAATAAGAAAGCAATAGATCATCCTGGAAAAGTATTCCAGGTAGACATTAAATTGCCAAGTTCTGTTATAAATCTATTAAATGAAAAGCTGCATACGACATTAATACAGCAAATAAAAACATCGAAGTTCTCAAAAAGTGTAACTGTTGTTAAAAATAAACTAATGCTGACTTCAGAATTATTTGAATCATTTTATGAAGAACCAATCAAACAGAGTATAGCACTAATTGAACGCACTCTTAAAGATAAAAATGTTGGGAAGTTGAAAGCGATTTTAATGGTAGGCGGGTTTTCTCAGTCGAAAATATTTCAGAATGCTGTTATGTCTGCATTTCCAAAACTGCGCGTGGTCGTTCCTAAAGAGTCGTCTGCGTCGATCGTCAAAGGCGCCGTAGCGTACGGTCACCATCCAATGTCGATTACGGAACGTATCTTGAAATACACTTATGGTGTAGAAGTTATGAAGAAGTTTAAACCCGGTGTGCACCCGCAAAGCAAAATGGTTGAAACGGATTCTGGGAAATACTGTAGAAATCTATTTTCTAAACATGTTGAAAAGGGTCAGATAGTGCAAGTTGGTGAGGCACAAATTGATCAAAGATATACACCGTCTGACAGTCAAAAAACGTCTGCGCAGTTTAAATTATTTGCATCGTCTGCAAagaatccaaaatatacagacgACATGTGCACTTGCATAGGTCAGGTGAACATTGACCTAGACGACCATGATGGAGATTTGACTAGAGGATTATGGGTATCGTTTACATTCAGTGGACCGGAAATCATCGTAGACGTCTTCGATGAGAAAACAGGGAAAATAAGACAAGCTAAAACAGATTTCTTAGGTGCTTCATTAATCTGA